A single window of Sander lucioperca isolate FBNREF2018 chromosome 22, SLUC_FBN_1.2, whole genome shotgun sequence DNA harbors:
- the kif22 gene encoding kinesin-like protein KIF22, translated as MAQRVAVPDGANKKTSRVRVAVRLRPYMDNQDEKDEGPCVRGLDSQNLEIINWRNATETVKYHFDAFHGEQTTQQEVFVSSVKPILPHILTGQNASVFAYGPTGAGKTHTMMGSSDQPGVIPRAVSEVFKLVKAKDEDEGWDYSIGMSYLEIYNEKVLDLLSPSSQDLPIREDKDKNILIPGLTLTTISSFSDFDKHFVPASLNRTTASTKLNQRSSRSHAVLLIKVVRTQRALPHRQQTGKLYLIDLAGSEDNRRTGNQGIRLKESGAINLSLFTLSKVVDSLNSGTAVRVPYRDSKLTRLLQDSLGGSAHSVMITNIAPEYKYYFDTFNALNFASKSKLIVNKPFTCETVAVLPVKRAKEDHKAGGSGAEPQKKRHKDDRKTEQDGSSPSAHFYSPSEPSVMDRLVALEKLMMNCQDKDKLSMLSVAQSRKEIQELKEKQREFESKAMLFSRLAGEKSSAKQEPAFTNNSAPLQRKQSTATNAKKQQAVVQPLQVFQPLQQLAVVKKQSVCVKKERKISDEVEPPDGKENSWESQLDTSVLEHSRQKILHILNTGSLKELKGLQQIGDKKAKLILGWREIHGHFINLEDVVKVEGMTGKRFSSFVKANILSAMGK; from the exons ATGGCTCAGCGTGTGGCGGTACCAGATGGAGCAAACAAGAAGACGTCCAGAGTTCGGGTAGCGGTTCGTCTGCGACCCTATATGGACAATCAAGATGAGAAAGACGAGGGACCGTGTGTAAGAGGCCTGGACTCCCAGAACCTGGAAATAATTAACTGGAGAAATGCTACAGAAACAGTCAAATACCA TTTTGACGCTTTTCATGGTGAGCAAACGACACAGCAAGAAGTTTTCGTTTCATCAGTGAAGCCCATTCTACCACACATACTGACTGGACAAAATGCCAGTGTCTTTGCCTATGGACCGACAGGAGCTG GTAAGACCCACACCATGATGGGCAGTTCAGATCAGCCAGGGGTGATCCCTCGAGCTGTTAGCGAGGTCTTCAAGCTGGTCAAAGCTAAGGATGAGGATGAGGGATGGGACTACAGCATTGGCATGTCTTATTTGGAAATCTACAATGAGAAG GTGCTAGATCTTCTATCACCAAGCTCCCAGGATTTGCCAATCAGAGAGGACAAAGACAAGAACATCTTGATCCCTGGCCTCACACTCACAACCATCTCCTCCTTCTCAGATTTTGACAAACACTTCGTCCCTGCCAGCCTTAATCGTACTACAGCTTCTACCAAACTAAACCAGCGCTCCAGCCGCAGCCATGCTGTCCTCCTCATCAAG GTTGTACGGACTCAGCGCGCCCTGCCCCACAGACAACAAACAGGAAAGCTGTACTTGATCGACCTGGCTGGGTCTGAGGACAACCGTCGCACTGGCAACCAGGGCATCCGTCTGAAGGAGAGCGGCGCCATCAACCTGTCTCTCTTCACTCTCAGCAAGGTCGTGGACTCTCTTAACTCTGGCACTGCCGTCCGTGTGCCGTACAGAGACAGTAAACTGACACGGCTGCTACAGGACTCTCTGGGCGGCTCGGCGCACTCCGTCATGATCACCAATATTGCACCCGAGTACAAATACTATTTTGATACGTTTAATGCGCTCAACTTTGCCTCCAAATCCAAACTCATTGTGAACAAGCCCTTCACCTGTGAAACTGTGGCTGTGCTGCCAG TGAAGCGGGCCAAAGAAGACCACAAGGCAGGGGGGTCTGGCGCTGAGCCACAGAAGAAGAGGCATAAAGACGACAGGAAAACTGAACAGGATGGTTCCTCACCTTCTGCACATTTTTACAG tcCGTCAGAACCGTCAGTGATGGACAGACTAGTAGCTCTGGAGAAGCTGATGATGAACTGCCAGGACAAAGATAAGCTCAGCATGCTGAGTGTGGCCCAGTCTCGCAAGGAGATCCAG GAGCTCAAGGAGAAGCAGCGGGAGTTTGAGAGCAAGGCCATGCTGTTCAGTCGGTTGGCTGGAGAAAAATCCAGTGCCAAACAGGAGCCTGCCTTCACCAACAACAGTGCTCCTCTGCAAAGAAAACAGTCAACTGCCACAAACGCCAAAAAGCAGCAGGCCGTGGTCCAGCCCCTACAAG TGTTCCAGCCTCTTCAGCAGCTTGCCGTCGTCAAAAAACAGTCCGTCTGCGTtaagaaggagaggaagattTCAGACGAGGTTGAG CCTCCAGATGGTAAAGAGAACAGCTGGGAGTCCCAACTGGACACATCTGTGCTGGAGCACTCCCGACAGAAAATCCTGCACATTCTGAATACCGGCTCACTCAAAGAGCTGAAGGGTCTGCAGCAGATCGGCGACAAGAAGGCAAAGCTCATCCTGGGCTGGAGGG